The following coding sequences lie in one Rhodococcus rhodochrous genomic window:
- a CDS encoding FAD-dependent oxidoreductase, translating to MRANDNPEVLIVGAGPTGLILAHELLRRGVRIRLVEKRQGPSHTTRAMTVHARSMEMFDHIGAAHRLEEVCAECPGNIYHFPGREEDDQPRTDYRSLPTRYPFYYKINQNDFEQVLREHLLAVYSLVPEYRTEVIRIDRTGGDGDVTAVLRHADGTEEIVTAPWVVGCDGKRSFVREAAGIGFRGEEVASMSMMDVELTNVTFDDRWMNYFFDKDLFMNCTKLPGRNWRIYMSDATGEYVHAEDQRAAFQEVADRIGVGIKIGEPEWVTRWPILNNIADRYRNDRLLICGDASHIHSPSGGQGMNGCMQDAFNLGWKLAAVVQGKSDPVILDTYEQERRPIGEQVTAGAMATHEIVMGFGIEPEERYPLTQVPGWEEETIRLVSGLAHTYRDVVAVPEGLRTLDGPQPGERAPDATLVVEPHKRLYDVFRHPGFTLVAVTGEGADESETVDVALRVQGLIDARHPGQVRTHLVTETSDDSTFDFDHRSADELGELHERYSVGAVSRLILVRPDLYVGMTCALEDADKIIDYLDTWFIPDPVVPRVEGLTAVGAR from the coding sequence ATGCGCGCCAATGACAATCCTGAAGTCCTCATCGTCGGTGCCGGCCCGACCGGTCTGATCCTTGCTCACGAACTTCTGCGCCGCGGTGTGCGGATTCGGCTCGTGGAGAAGCGTCAAGGACCATCACACACCACTCGCGCAATGACCGTGCATGCGCGGTCGATGGAGATGTTCGACCATATCGGTGCTGCACACCGGCTCGAGGAGGTGTGCGCTGAATGCCCAGGCAACATCTACCATTTCCCCGGACGTGAGGAGGACGATCAGCCTCGTACCGATTACCGATCGTTGCCGACCCGGTACCCGTTCTACTACAAGATCAACCAGAACGACTTCGAGCAGGTTCTGCGTGAGCATCTGCTGGCGGTGTACTCGCTCGTCCCCGAGTACCGCACCGAGGTTATCCGTATCGACAGGACTGGTGGGGACGGTGACGTGACTGCCGTGCTCCGCCATGCCGACGGCACAGAGGAAATCGTGACGGCGCCGTGGGTGGTCGGCTGTGACGGGAAGCGCAGCTTCGTGCGGGAGGCCGCGGGTATCGGATTCCGGGGTGAGGAAGTCGCATCCATGTCAATGATGGATGTCGAGCTCACCAATGTGACGTTCGACGACCGGTGGATGAACTATTTCTTCGACAAAGACCTCTTCATGAACTGCACCAAGCTTCCGGGGAGGAACTGGCGCATCTACATGAGTGACGCGACCGGTGAGTACGTCCATGCCGAGGACCAACGCGCCGCTTTCCAAGAGGTTGCCGACAGGATCGGCGTCGGTATCAAGATAGGGGAGCCCGAATGGGTCACCCGGTGGCCGATCCTCAACAATATTGCGGACCGGTACCGGAACGACAGGCTGCTCATCTGCGGCGACGCCTCACACATCCATTCCCCATCCGGCGGGCAAGGCATGAATGGGTGTATGCAGGACGCGTTCAATCTCGGCTGGAAGCTGGCCGCGGTTGTGCAGGGAAAATCCGATCCGGTCATCCTTGACACCTACGAGCAGGAACGGCGCCCAATTGGTGAGCAGGTCACCGCCGGAGCAATGGCCACTCACGAAATCGTGATGGGCTTCGGCATCGAGCCCGAGGAGCGGTACCCCCTGACCCAGGTCCCCGGGTGGGAGGAAGAGACCATCCGACTCGTATCGGGGCTGGCACACACCTATCGCGATGTGGTAGCGGTGCCCGAAGGTCTGCGCACACTGGACGGCCCGCAGCCGGGCGAACGTGCGCCCGACGCAACGCTGGTCGTCGAGCCGCACAAGCGCCTGTACGACGTATTCAGACATCCCGGTTTCACTCTTGTCGCAGTCACGGGTGAGGGTGCTGACGAGTCCGAAACGGTAGATGTCGCGCTGCGTGTGCAAGGTCTGATCGACGCCCGGCATCCAGGACAGGTACGGACGCACCTCGTCACCGAGACCTCTGACGATTCGACGTTCGACTTCGACCACCGCAGTGCAGACGAACTCGGTGAACTGCACGAGCGCTATTCGGTTGGTGCCGTCAGCCGGCTGATCCTCGTGCGGCCGGACCTCTACGTCGGAATGACCTGTGCTCTCGAGGATGCGGACAAGATCATCGACTACCTCGACACCTGGTTCATTCCGGACCCGGTCGTCCCGCGCGTCGAGGGATTGACGGCTGTCGGCGCGCGCTGA
- a CDS encoding nuclear transport factor 2 family protein, whose translation MTSTPITARDRVEELLALQGAGKAADAADLFAAEVDFHIPNSRHLPWVPQEPGSRASMRKLFESLGSLTESRRFEVFIIVGDADNAVVLGEFTSVVLVTGRTVTSKFALWVTLHDGMITRYHLYEDSFAMAQAAR comes from the coding sequence ATGACAAGCACGCCAATCACGGCCAGAGATCGCGTCGAGGAACTTCTTGCGCTGCAGGGCGCAGGTAAGGCAGCAGACGCTGCCGATCTCTTTGCTGCAGAGGTTGATTTTCACATCCCCAATAGTCGTCATCTACCGTGGGTGCCCCAAGAGCCAGGCAGCCGCGCCTCGATGAGGAAGCTGTTCGAGTCGCTGGGAAGCCTGACCGAATCGCGACGGTTCGAAGTCTTCATTATCGTCGGTGACGCCGATAACGCCGTGGTACTGGGAGAATTCACCTCGGTAGTGTTGGTCACCGGTCGCACGGTTACGTCGAAATTTGCCTTATGGGTGACATTGCACGACGGCATGATCACGCGCTATCACTTGTACGAAGACAGTTTCGCTATGGCGCAGGCCGCGCGATGA
- a CDS encoding alpha/beta fold hydrolase, whose product MTAEPQFQSGEPSVVLVHGANHDGWCWTIVVGLLENVGIRSHVVDLPLSSLESDCRAVAVAVDRAASEGPVLVVTHSYGGLPVSIAAERADALIYVAARMPLRGQSPAERTSSWNTPEFTNCVRREDGVMTLASHADGILYNTTPRSLRDLARARWRPMRSGVPVQPVANPVWEHVPTVYVVCTADRAVDVAAQREAATHADEMIELDCDHSPFFSAPSQLAAVVEFEVAAMRSRTGLSGG is encoded by the coding sequence ATGACGGCGGAACCTCAATTTCAATCCGGCGAACCGTCGGTTGTCCTGGTGCACGGCGCTAACCACGATGGATGGTGCTGGACGATCGTTGTCGGGTTGCTCGAGAATGTCGGGATCCGTTCGCACGTAGTGGATCTACCATTGAGCAGTCTCGAGTCGGATTGCCGCGCGGTCGCTGTTGCTGTCGACCGCGCCGCTTCCGAGGGCCCAGTCCTTGTGGTTACGCACAGTTACGGAGGGCTCCCGGTGTCGATCGCGGCGGAGCGTGCGGACGCGCTGATCTACGTCGCTGCCCGGATGCCACTGCGGGGACAGAGTCCGGCGGAACGGACGTCCTCGTGGAATACTCCAGAATTCACAAACTGTGTGCGGCGCGAGGACGGCGTCATGACCCTCGCTTCGCACGCGGACGGCATCCTCTATAACACGACCCCACGGAGTCTGCGTGATCTCGCACGCGCCCGGTGGCGGCCGATGAGGAGCGGTGTACCTGTTCAGCCTGTAGCCAACCCGGTCTGGGAGCACGTGCCGACGGTGTACGTGGTGTGTACTGCCGATCGTGCGGTTGACGTTGCGGCCCAACGCGAGGCGGCCACTCACGCTGATGAGATGATCGAGCTCGATTGCGACCACTCACCGTTCTTCTCTGCCCCCTCACAGCTCGCCGCCGTGGTGGAGTTCGAGGTTGCCGCTATGCGTTCACGGACCGGACTTTCGGGCGGGTAA
- a CDS encoding IclR family transcriptional regulator domain-containing protein has protein sequence MRRGEGPDFIEALARGLDVIKAFEHLPAEASLADIAAATGLARPTARRMLITLEQLGYVRSHANTFILTPRVLELGLAYIANCDIWDLSREHLRNLAEQTRESCSIAQLDGSDIVYVGRVAVPKLVTLSVTIGTRFPALQTSLGKVLLAGLPDDELDFVLSQPSRSRILPVWQPSVDEARPVLREVRARGWATTDQQLAPGIRSIAAPIRDGHGATIAAVNVNAHAAETSMDELVSRYLSPLLHTASEISADIELGKRVPIADLTPASADSSAT, from the coding sequence ATGAGACGTGGAGAAGGGCCGGACTTCATTGAAGCGCTCGCCAGGGGGTTGGATGTGATCAAGGCCTTTGAGCACCTACCTGCCGAAGCCTCTCTCGCCGACATTGCGGCGGCAACCGGCTTGGCCCGACCCACAGCACGGCGCATGCTCATCACCCTCGAGCAACTTGGCTACGTACGCTCACACGCCAACACATTCATCCTCACACCGCGAGTACTAGAACTCGGGCTCGCATACATTGCGAATTGCGACATCTGGGACCTCAGCCGCGAACACCTGCGCAACCTCGCCGAACAGACGCGAGAGTCTTGCTCCATCGCTCAACTAGACGGATCCGACATCGTGTACGTGGGCCGCGTCGCAGTACCTAAGCTGGTCACATTAAGCGTGACGATCGGTACACGATTTCCAGCTTTACAGACTTCGCTCGGAAAAGTACTGCTCGCAGGCCTCCCCGACGACGAACTCGACTTCGTTCTATCTCAACCCAGTCGCTCCAGGATCCTGCCGGTGTGGCAACCCAGCGTGGACGAGGCGAGGCCTGTCCTACGTGAGGTTCGCGCACGCGGCTGGGCAACGACCGACCAACAACTGGCACCGGGCATCCGGTCCATCGCCGCGCCGATTCGTGATGGTCACGGTGCCACCATCGCGGCGGTGAACGTCAATGCGCACGCGGCGGAAACGTCGATGGACGAGCTGGTGAGCCGATATCTATCGCCGCTGCTACATACAGCGAGTGAGATTTCCGCTGACATCGAGCTGGGAAAGCGCGTGCCGATCGCAGATCTGACCCCGGCCTCGGCCGACTCCTCTGCCACATAG
- a CDS encoding helix-turn-helix transcriptional regulator: MGATQPLHRHLVVSSSDVDRVVSAGSTLFSPHRLRCRAVDASLAAMELDTVTLISMQYGGDSIVEPSHPLDYYAVHVPLNGHGIVRFSGEQIETGPNTAVVFSPRDEPKMRWAPDLLQIAFTVPADAMRTHLTKLTARSSGRPLVFSHSAPSKRSVATDGWINTVRMVFRTADAYRQRPLPIGLRRSLEDMLLTSLLMTQPNNWTDTLYSGVPSAAPHAVALAIERIEAEPEDNWSLARLAAETGVSARSLQEGFRRAKGMPPMTYVKNARLDLVRRRLEDPLRTDESISDIAFDAGFTHLGRFSSAFRERFGIKPSELRRTTSHRT, translated from the coding sequence ATGGGTGCGACGCAACCACTCCATCGTCATCTCGTCGTATCGTCCTCCGACGTCGACAGGGTGGTTTCAGCAGGTTCTACTTTGTTCTCGCCGCACCGCCTGCGTTGCCGGGCAGTAGATGCATCCCTGGCGGCGATGGAGCTCGACACTGTCACCTTGATTTCGATGCAGTACGGTGGAGATTCGATCGTCGAACCCTCTCACCCCCTCGACTATTACGCCGTCCACGTTCCCTTGAACGGACACGGCATCGTGCGTTTCTCTGGCGAGCAGATCGAGACGGGCCCTAATACCGCAGTGGTCTTCAGTCCTCGCGACGAGCCCAAAATGCGTTGGGCGCCGGATCTCCTCCAGATTGCATTCACCGTCCCCGCGGATGCGATGCGAACTCATCTCACCAAGCTGACGGCCCGTTCCAGCGGGCGTCCGCTGGTCTTCTCACACTCGGCGCCGTCGAAACGCAGCGTGGCTACCGACGGCTGGATAAACACCGTGCGGATGGTTTTTCGCACGGCAGACGCCTATCGACAACGCCCTCTTCCTATTGGTCTGCGCCGGTCACTGGAGGACATGCTGCTCACCAGTCTTCTGATGACCCAGCCCAACAACTGGACCGATACCCTGTATTCGGGGGTTCCCAGTGCCGCCCCGCATGCGGTCGCCCTCGCGATCGAGAGGATCGAGGCGGAACCTGAGGACAATTGGAGCCTGGCGCGATTGGCAGCCGAGACGGGCGTCAGCGCACGATCCTTGCAGGAAGGGTTTCGCCGCGCCAAAGGAATGCCCCCTATGACGTACGTCAAGAACGCTCGTCTTGATCTGGTACGACGTCGCTTGGAAGATCCACTTCGGACCGACGAATCGATCTCCGATATTGCATTCGACGCCGGATTCACCCACCTGGGCCGGTTCTCATCGGCGTTCCGTGAGCGCTTCGGGATCAAACCGTCCGAGTTGCGTCGCACCACGTCGCACCGAACGTGA
- a CDS encoding IclR family transcriptional regulator domain-containing protein has product MAGLAKGLAVIEAFDIRHPQLTVTDAAQRTDTSRAAARRCLLTLVELGYLTHDNGNFRPTPRMLRLSGAYLDTAPLPQLAQPQLTEARDALDESVSLAVLEDGWALFVARAEATRIVSTGVRVGAKLPAHNSATGRVLLAGLTDTQLDDYLRRCNLQTRTPQTLTDIDAVRERILAARESGMAYTDEEIELGMLSIAVPVRNARGETVAAMSVSASTARTTLHDLQEAAVPVLNEYAERLGRLL; this is encoded by the coding sequence ATGGCCGGATTGGCGAAGGGTCTGGCGGTCATCGAAGCCTTCGACATCCGCCACCCACAACTGACCGTCACCGATGCCGCACAGCGGACCGACACCTCTCGCGCCGCAGCACGGCGCTGCCTGCTCACCCTCGTCGAGCTCGGCTACCTGACCCACGACAACGGAAACTTCCGCCCGACACCGAGAATGCTCCGTCTCAGCGGCGCCTATCTGGACACCGCGCCGCTCCCGCAACTCGCCCAACCGCAACTGACCGAGGCACGCGATGCGCTGGACGAATCGGTATCACTCGCCGTCCTCGAAGACGGGTGGGCCCTGTTCGTCGCCCGCGCCGAGGCCACCCGGATCGTCTCGACCGGAGTCCGGGTCGGCGCCAAACTCCCCGCCCACAACTCGGCAACCGGTCGAGTACTGCTGGCAGGACTGACCGATACGCAACTGGACGACTACCTCCGACGGTGCAACCTCCAGACACGCACACCCCAGACACTGACCGATATCGATGCCGTCAGGGAACGGATTCTGGCAGCGAGGGAGAGCGGCATGGCGTATACCGACGAAGAAATCGAACTCGGCATGCTGTCGATAGCCGTACCGGTCCGAAACGCCCGCGGTGAAACCGTGGCGGCCATGAGCGTCAGTGCATCCACCGCCAGAACCACCCTCCACGACCTCCAGGAAGCGGCCGTGCCCGTACTGAACGAGTACGCCGAAAGGCTCGGCCGGCTTCTTTGA
- a CDS encoding aromatic ring-hydroxylating dioxygenase subunit alpha, producing the protein MESSVVDTGRDTPVEWTDDLTRVPYRVFQDQDVYAAEQTKLFQGPYWSYLCLEAEVAGPGDYCSTFVGETPVIVARDRDGELYGFENRCAHRGALLALDDRGNTKDFTCVYHAWSYNLQGDLTGVAFKDGIKGKGGMPDSFCMEDHGPRKMRIAVLHGLVFGSFSDDVPDIEEYLGEEITSRIARVLSGRTPEIIGRFTQVLPNNWKLYVENVKDSYHASILHLFFTTFELNRLSQRGGIIVDESGGHHVSYSAIDRDAEKDVAYADQNIRSESAYKLADPSLLEGFSEVGDDTTLQILSVFPGFVLQQIQNSVAVRQILPTGVEQTRLNWTYLGFEEDTPEQREIRLKQSNLVGPAGYISMEDGCVGGFVQRGIAGAASESAVLEMGGSLAESSESRVTEASVRGFWKAYRTAMNRQEEA; encoded by the coding sequence ATGGAAAGCAGCGTTGTCGACACAGGCCGCGATACCCCGGTGGAGTGGACCGACGACCTCACCCGAGTGCCGTATCGGGTGTTCCAGGACCAGGATGTCTACGCCGCCGAGCAGACCAAGCTGTTCCAGGGGCCGTATTGGAGCTACCTGTGCCTCGAGGCAGAGGTGGCCGGCCCGGGAGACTACTGCTCGACCTTCGTCGGCGAGACGCCGGTGATCGTGGCACGTGATCGCGACGGGGAGCTCTACGGATTCGAGAACCGCTGTGCCCACCGAGGTGCCCTACTGGCACTGGACGACCGCGGGAACACGAAGGATTTCACCTGCGTCTACCACGCCTGGAGCTACAACCTGCAGGGCGATCTGACCGGCGTCGCCTTCAAAGACGGAATCAAAGGCAAAGGGGGAATGCCTGATTCGTTCTGCATGGAGGATCACGGCCCGCGCAAGATGCGCATCGCCGTCCTCCACGGCCTGGTCTTCGGAAGCTTTTCCGATGACGTGCCGGACATCGAAGAGTATCTCGGCGAAGAGATCACGAGCCGGATCGCCCGGGTCCTCAGTGGCCGTACGCCCGAGATCATCGGACGCTTCACGCAGGTGCTTCCCAACAACTGGAAGCTGTACGTAGAGAACGTCAAGGACTCCTACCACGCCAGCATCCTGCACCTGTTCTTCACCACCTTCGAACTCAACCGCCTGTCGCAGCGCGGCGGGATCATCGTCGACGAGAGCGGCGGTCACCACGTCAGTTACTCAGCGATCGACCGAGACGCCGAGAAGGACGTCGCCTACGCCGACCAGAACATCCGATCCGAAAGCGCCTACAAACTGGCCGATCCGTCGCTGCTCGAGGGGTTCAGCGAGGTCGGCGACGATACGACGCTGCAGATCCTCTCCGTCTTCCCGGGTTTCGTGCTGCAACAGATCCAGAACTCCGTGGCCGTGCGCCAGATCCTCCCGACCGGAGTCGAGCAAACCCGCTTGAACTGGACATATCTCGGATTCGAAGAAGACACGCCCGAGCAGCGGGAGATCCGTCTCAAGCAGTCCAACTTGGTGGGCCCCGCAGGTTACATCTCGATGGAGGACGGCTGCGTCGGAGGTTTCGTGCAACGCGGAATCGCAGGTGCAGCAAGCGAGTCTGCAGTGCTCGAAATGGGAGGAAGTCTGGCCGAATCCAGCGAGAGCCGTGTCACCGAAGCATCGGTACGCGGCTTCTGGAAGGCATACCGGACCGCGATGAACCGACAGGAAGAGGCATGA
- a CDS encoding aromatic-ring-hydroxylating dioxygenase subunit beta: MSMNDFQRIGRVQADYSRCIDEGPLERWPDFFVEDCMYRITTAQNYSEGLPAGLVWANTRRMLVDRVSALREANIYERHTYRHILGQPLVLEENGDGIHAETSFLVVRVMRDGQSDIFTSGRYVDRYVEVDGQLKIAERVVVCDSTNIDTLLALPL, from the coding sequence ATGAGCATGAACGACTTCCAGCGAATCGGCCGTGTGCAGGCCGACTACTCCCGTTGCATCGACGAGGGCCCGCTCGAGCGTTGGCCGGACTTTTTCGTCGAGGACTGCATGTACCGGATCACCACCGCGCAGAACTACAGCGAGGGCCTGCCCGCAGGACTGGTATGGGCCAACACTCGCCGCATGCTCGTCGACCGCGTATCGGCACTGCGCGAAGCCAACATCTACGAGCGACACACCTACCGTCATATCCTGGGCCAGCCCCTGGTGCTGGAGGAGAACGGCGACGGTATCCATGCCGAAACCAGCTTCCTGGTGGTGCGGGTGATGCGTGACGGCCAATCCGACATCTTCACCAGCGGGCGATATGTCGACCGGTACGTGGAGGTCGACGGTCAGTTGAAGATTGCCGAACGGGTCGTGGTGTGCGACAGCACCAACATCGATACCTTGCTGGCGCTCCCACTATGA
- a CDS encoding PdxA family dehydrogenase: MNGSPPRVLLTIGDPNGIGPEIAVKAVVAAQEHPAFNPVLVGDRHVIESLAHQAGMTVRETVDGHRAPLASVVDVLPVDSLPPGAFAPGRVSAEAGTATVAYLERAARCLQGGGARGIVACPHSETAINAAGISFNGYPGMLAELVGARRDKVFLMLVGAGLRIVHATLHESLKDALGRLTPELVYRAAHAVVQTLQDQGIASPRIGVFGINPHAGEGGLFGDDDLRVTAPAVERLCAAGIDAYGPVGADLMLGDTSFDAFVAMYHDQGHIPVKLLAGRTAAAMTIGAGVRFSSVGHGAGFDIAGQGTADADAVVAAVRLVGASSHVTAGVTS, translated from the coding sequence ATGAACGGGTCCCCGCCCCGGGTCCTGCTCACGATCGGCGACCCGAACGGAATCGGCCCCGAAATCGCGGTGAAAGCCGTCGTGGCAGCACAGGAACATCCCGCATTCAATCCGGTCCTGGTGGGCGATCGACATGTCATCGAATCGCTCGCCCACCAGGCCGGCATGACGGTCCGCGAGACGGTCGACGGCCACCGCGCACCCCTCGCCAGTGTGGTTGACGTCCTCCCCGTCGACTCGTTGCCCCCCGGAGCGTTCGCCCCGGGCCGGGTGAGCGCAGAAGCCGGGACGGCGACCGTGGCGTACCTCGAACGCGCGGCGCGCTGCCTGCAGGGCGGTGGAGCCCGCGGCATCGTCGCGTGCCCGCACTCGGAAACCGCGATCAACGCCGCCGGTATCTCTTTCAACGGATATCCAGGCATGCTGGCCGAACTCGTCGGCGCGCGACGGGACAAGGTTTTCCTGATGCTCGTCGGTGCCGGTCTGCGCATCGTGCACGCCACCTTGCACGAATCATTGAAAGATGCGCTCGGGCGCCTCACACCGGAGCTGGTGTACAGGGCAGCGCACGCTGTGGTGCAGACCCTTCAGGACCAGGGCATCGCGTCCCCGCGTATCGGCGTGTTCGGTATCAATCCGCATGCCGGAGAAGGCGGCCTGTTCGGCGACGACGATCTGCGGGTGACAGCGCCTGCGGTCGAGCGGCTGTGCGCCGCAGGGATCGACGCCTACGGACCGGTCGGAGCCGACCTCATGCTCGGCGATACCAGCTTCGACGCGTTCGTCGCCATGTACCACGACCAGGGCCATATTCCCGTCAAACTCCTCGCCGGACGCACCGCAGCCGCGATGACGATCGGCGCCGGCGTGCGGTTCTCCAGTGTCGGGCACGGCGCCGGGTTCGACATCGCCGGCCAGGGAACAGCCGATGCGGACGCCGTTGTCGCGGCGGTGCGGCTGGTCGGCGCCTCATCACACGTAACCGCAGGAGTCACGTCATGA
- a CDS encoding 2Fe-2S iron-sulfur cluster-binding protein, whose protein sequence is MTYQVTVTGSDINFPCEPDESVLDAAERAGYAIPYSCRKGVCSSCEGALDAGSLAVRGRGTAQGPENGVLFCQAQPTTDVDITPKRITERDKVVRKQLTAKVHRITRPTPDVAVVQLRLPTGVRAKFAAGQYLKVFLDDGDSRNYSMANPPHENVGVQLHIRHVQGGRFSEEVLRTLEKGSKLRIELPYGEFSLNPDSDRPVIFVASGTGFAPVKSIVEDHLKRGGERSLHLYWGARRQEDIYLPELPEKWASVSDRVCFTPVLSHPAEDWTGRTGLVHRAVLEDYADLSGHEVYACGSPAMTSAAREDFVHEAGLAPDNFYCDAFVPSGDLVVTA, encoded by the coding sequence ATGACCTACCAGGTAACCGTCACGGGATCGGACATCAATTTTCCGTGCGAGCCCGACGAGAGTGTGCTCGACGCGGCGGAACGCGCGGGATACGCGATCCCGTACTCGTGCCGCAAAGGCGTGTGTTCGAGTTGTGAAGGTGCGCTCGATGCCGGCAGCCTCGCGGTGCGCGGCCGGGGAACGGCGCAAGGCCCCGAAAACGGAGTGCTGTTCTGTCAGGCGCAGCCCACCACGGACGTCGACATCACACCGAAGCGGATCACCGAACGAGACAAGGTGGTACGTAAGCAACTCACCGCGAAGGTCCACCGAATCACTCGCCCGACACCCGATGTTGCGGTCGTGCAGCTGCGTCTGCCCACCGGAGTGCGTGCGAAGTTCGCCGCGGGTCAGTACCTCAAGGTTTTTCTCGACGACGGGGACAGCCGGAACTATTCGATGGCGAATCCGCCACACGAGAACGTCGGAGTGCAACTGCACATTCGTCACGTGCAGGGGGGACGATTCTCCGAGGAGGTGCTTCGCACGCTCGAGAAGGGAAGCAAACTGAGAATCGAGCTGCCCTACGGCGAGTTCTCGTTGAACCCCGACTCGGACAGGCCCGTCATCTTCGTCGCCAGCGGCACCGGCTTCGCCCCGGTGAAGTCGATCGTCGAGGACCACCTCAAACGCGGGGGAGAGCGGTCGTTGCATCTCTACTGGGGTGCACGACGGCAAGAGGACATCTACCTGCCCGAGTTGCCCGAGAAGTGGGCCTCGGTTTCGGATCGGGTTTGCTTCACTCCGGTCCTGTCGCATCCCGCCGAGGACTGGACCGGTCGCACGGGTCTCGTTCATCGAGCCGTGCTCGAGGATTATGCAGACCTCAGCGGCCACGAGGTCTATGCATGCGGAAGTCCCGCAATGACCTCGGCGGCACGCGAGGATTTCGTCCACGAGGCCGGTTTGGCACCGGACAACTTCTACTGCGACGCCTTCGTACCGTCGGGCGATCTTGTTGTCACCGCGTGA
- a CDS encoding MFS transporter has protein sequence MSIAPSRVTLPDFIDSRPVSRYQYIVIGLCGLVMFIDGFDTQSISYMAPHIAEEWGLSKQVLGPIFSAALAGLMVGYLALSPLSERFGHRRMIIASTVLFALGTLAAAWSQNVTELMALRFITGMGLGAAAPSAIALTGEYSPKRLRATFVLAIYCGFSLGFVAAGLVSGWLIPIFGWRSVLVVGAVAPLLLLPALLRFLPDSLTLMINKGAEPKRVRSILRRIDPGLAAGSDFTYEAEKQPDEQRTALRNLFTRDRVLGTLLLWLVFVINLGEFYALQSWLPSIMTSLDYDMGTVVTATTLTTVGGIAAAFVTGPCMDRLGAYLTLGTVYIVGFAFVALTGLALSAPLWVLLTANFFAGVCISGGQKSLIALSAVFYPTSMRSTGVGWALGVGRIGGIVGPIVVGAALGMGWSASAVFYAMSIPMLVAGVAVLLLGRWVRSDKHPDRAVAESQSLAHK, from the coding sequence ATGTCCATCGCACCATCGCGCGTGACACTGCCGGATTTCATCGATTCGCGGCCGGTGAGTCGATACCAGTACATCGTGATCGGCCTGTGTGGGTTGGTCATGTTCATCGACGGCTTCGACACCCAGAGCATCAGCTACATGGCGCCCCACATCGCCGAGGAGTGGGGTCTGTCGAAACAAGTGCTCGGGCCCATCTTCTCTGCCGCTCTCGCCGGTCTGATGGTCGGCTATCTGGCGCTCTCGCCGCTGTCCGAGCGGTTCGGTCACCGCCGGATGATTATTGCGAGCACAGTCCTCTTCGCGCTCGGCACGTTGGCCGCGGCCTGGTCGCAGAACGTCACCGAGCTGATGGCGTTGCGTTTCATCACCGGAATGGGACTCGGTGCTGCTGCGCCCAGTGCCATCGCGCTGACGGGCGAATACAGCCCCAAGCGTCTTCGAGCGACCTTCGTCCTGGCGATCTACTGTGGTTTCTCCCTCGGTTTCGTCGCGGCAGGGTTGGTCTCCGGTTGGCTGATCCCGATCTTCGGCTGGCGGTCGGTGCTGGTCGTCGGCGCAGTAGCACCGCTTCTGCTGCTCCCGGCATTGCTGCGCTTTCTGCCGGACTCGCTCACCTTGATGATCAACAAAGGTGCCGAACCCAAGCGGGTCAGGTCGATCCTGCGCAGGATCGATCCCGGTCTCGCCGCCGGCTCCGACTTCACCTACGAGGCAGAGAAGCAGCCTGACGAACAGCGCACTGCACTGAGGAACCTGTTCACCCGTGACCGGGTGTTGGGCACGCTGCTGTTGTGGTTGGTCTTCGTCATCAATCTCGGTGAGTTCTACGCACTGCAGAGCTGGCTACCGTCGATCATGACGAGCCTGGACTACGACATGGGTACGGTGGTCACCGCTACGACCCTGACGACTGTCGGCGGCATCGCTGCGGCGTTTGTCACCGGGCCGTGTATGGACCGACTCGGTGCGTATCTCACCCTCGGAACGGTGTACATCGTCGGATTCGCGTTCGTCGCATTGACCGGTCTTGCTTTGAGTGCGCCGTTGTGGGTCCTGCTGACTGCCAACTTCTTTGCGGGTGTGTGTATCAGCGGCGGACAGAAGAGCTTGATCGCCTTGTCTGCGGTGTTCTATCCGACATCGATGCGTTCGACCGGTGTCGGTTGGGCATTGGGTGTGGGCCGCATCGGTGGAATTGTCGGGCCGATCGTGGTCGGAGCGGCTCTCGGGATGGGGTGGTCCGCCAGTGCAGTGTTCTATGCGATGTCGATTCCCATGCTCGTGGCCGGCGTGGCGGTACTGCTCCTGGGTCGATGGGTCCGGAGCGACAAACACCCCGACCGTGCGGTGGCGGAAAGTCAGTCGCTGGCGCACAAGTAG